In one window of Carassius carassius chromosome 38, fCarCar2.1, whole genome shotgun sequence DNA:
- the LOC132119033 gene encoding uncharacterized protein LOC132119033 — translation MSKTSVFLAECGEVKRETMDRLEMISLTSHVMSIKDVATYKKSFETITGDSGQVSSDNQGGIKASPTGSVENSPTEKPSKGKKGKEVCGVFRRVWKAVKRPFNCCNPNRVVCLTPHLDLDGSELMPTPSPPRITPVADTDPADPELVCLPGQVCEDLELSCVPGPSRTEQTVDEDLADPESAVADLSSSDLGDEKTKKRSKKNVVHAFFRRCRKAVKHLFLCHEANSVQVPSEMKSVDDPIPVEPEPYCLISSDQVSASLQSFTSVQETDADQAILMHVSDSSDSEISLYCGSRVSLFLVGDMIGYGSFGKVYEGTHIFDDRIKVAMKYIHKHKTDRYLDIAGHSKPVIAEVAMLLKLGEPPLCPNIIKLYHWIENKKSFVLIMEYPHPCITLHQYTYSDDMNEGKARWFIRQLVQAVKHLVNHGVFHGDIHTGNMLVTDYSLELKLIDFGCAHPISSEGLLSSLYRGAPLFTPPEVIRHTKFDAEPAYVWAIGVVLFEILHGYLPFGSKDEILRDYVKAKPTLSSACHDLIFQCLNRNPANRLMLQHLEEHRWFKN, via the exons ATGTCCAAGACATCTGTGTTTCTCGCGGAGTGCGGTGAAGTTAAGAGAGAAACTATGGATAGGCTGGAGATGATCAGCCTTACCTCACACGTAATGTCCATCAAAGACGTGGCAACTTACAAAAAATCTTTTGAGACAataacaggagattcagggcaaGTTAGCTCAGATAATCAAGGTGGCATAAAGGCTAGTCCTACAGGCAGTGTGGAGAACAGCCCAACAG aaaaaCCTTCAAAAGGGAAGAAGGGGAAAGAAGTCTGTGGTGTCTTCCGGAGGGTATGGAAGGCTGTAAAGCGCCCTTTCAATTGCTGCAACCCAAACAGAGTGGTGTGTCTTACGCCACACCTGGACCTAGACGGTTCAGAGCTAATGCCCACCCCAAGTCCCCCAAGAATCACACCAGTGGCAGACACAGATCCTGCCGACCCTGAGCTGGTGTGTCTGCCAGGCCAGGtctgtgaagatcttgagttgtCGTGTGTGCCAGGTCCCTCCAGGACTGAGCAAACAGTGGACGAAGATCTGGCCGATCCTGAGTCGGCTGTGGCAGATCTGTCTAGTTCTGACCTGGGTGACG aaaaaactaaaaagcGGAGTAAAAAGAATGTAGTCCATGCATTCTTCCGGAGATGCCGTAAGGCTGTAAAGCACCTCTTCCTCTGCCACGAGGCCAACTCTGTCCAAGTTCCATCTGAGATGAAGTCAGTAGATGACCCCATCCCTGTTGAGCCTGAGCCATACTGTCTGATCAGTTCTGACCAGGTCAGCGCATCTCTTCAGTCCTTCacgtctgtgcaagaaaccgACGCCGATCAAGCCATATTGATGCATGTGTCAGATTCATCAGATTCAGAGATCAGTCTGTATTGTG GATCTAGAGTGTCTCTCTTTCTGGTGGGAGATATGATAGGATACGGAAGTTTTGGCAAGGTGTATGAGGGAACCCACATATTTGATGATAGAATTAAG GTTGCCATGAAGTACATCCACAAGCACAAAACTGACCGCTATCTTGACATT GCtggtcattccaaacctgtaattgCAGAAGTGGCAATGTTGCTTAAGTTGGGAGAACCTCCATTATGTCCCAACATCATCAAATTATACCACTGGATTGAGAATAAGAAGAGCTTCGTGCTCATTATGGAGTACCCGCATCCATGCATTACCTTGCATCAGTACACATATTCAGACGACATGAATGAAGGAAAAGCACGCTGGTTTATCCGTCAGTTAGTCCAAGCTGTGAAACACCTCGTTAACCATGGAGTCTTCCATGGTGACATCCACACGGGGAACATGCTGGTGACTGACTACAGTTTGGAGCTCAAACTAATTGACTTTGGTTGTGCTCATCCAATCAGCAGTGAGGGCCTTCTCAGCAGTCTATATCGAG GAGCACCACTCTTCACCCCACCTGAGGTCATAAGGCATACCAAATTCGACGCTGAGCCAGCATATGTCTGGGCAATAGGTGTTGTGCTGTTTGAAATCTTGCACGGGTATTTGCCATTTGGAAGCAAAGACGAAATACTGCGTGACTATGTTAAAGCGAAACCGACTTTATCCTCAG CATGCCATGACCTGATTTTCCAGTGTTTGAACCGCAATCCAGCAAACAGGCTAATGCTACAGCATCTAGAAGAGCACAGGTGGTTCAAGAACTAG